From Arachis hypogaea cultivar Tifrunner chromosome 3, arahy.Tifrunner.gnm2.J5K5, whole genome shotgun sequence:
aaaatattttttatttgaataaaagaaaaagtaaaaagagaaaaaattataaccaaataaaattacattaatacccttatttatattatatataaattataatatattaaagtatttaaattatttttttaataaaaaaagtgatctaattgtattttaaaattttaatgtattatcattgttaacaataatattttttaaattgatccttttttattttcaattaaatgttataaattttgttttgcaTTTTAACAGTGGGCGTAGTAGTAATTTTACCTTTATTTTGAAACTTTATTTTGAAACTTTCGGTGGTTTTTTTGCAGGTTTGGAAAGAAAACTTAGATGTGGACCTCACACTATTGTTTTCCTTTTCCATCCATTTTCTATGCTCATCCAATCAAAGAAAAACTTCATTTTTCATCAATTTTCCTTCcttacattttcttttcttctcatttctaTTGATCCAAACATAGTGTAAACAAGGATTTTAGTAATAGAATTCCTACTCGTCTTCAACGAGAGTAATTCACATTGAAAGTTCATATAGTGATCTTTTTTCTCATGATAATATATGctcttttttttccaatttttttcccatcctctttgttttgctcttctttcgatatcttcattaatttttatttaattctatcttctctcttctaacgtcttttttttttggaaaagtatATGAAATCAAGAGGTTACCagcaaaaaactaaacaaaataacattaatttatattaataattaattttaaaattttttaaattcaaaatttaaaaaatttaaatttgattaagtaaacctaattaaaacctataaaaacttttctcttctctctcacattaacctacaTACCTCCAACAATTACACATACAGACCTCTCTCTCTCACCGTCAGGCCCTCTCTGCCTCCCCAACGTAACCCACTCCTCTTCTATCACCGACATCTGGCTCGTCGGATTTGCCACCGTCGACAAGAACCGCTTCCCTTTCGTGAACCAGATGTGTTATCAGAGCCGCCGTTGCAGTTGGAGTTGAACTTGAGCTCAATCCCTAAGGCGGGGGCGATTTTAAGGGTGGGAGAACAGCCGAAGAAGCCATGGAGGCGGTGGCGGGTGTGGAGGGAGGAGGCGACGGAGGAAGAATTCCTTACAACCAGCGCGTCTCTTGGTGTCACCATTCCGGCCTCACTATGGTCTAGAACAAGGGGTTAGTTAGTTACACCAATTTCTAGTTCTAGATTTCTAGGTGTTTGTGATAATTCCCAAAGTTGAAAATTGAAGTATATATGTTTTTGCTTTTGAAGGTGGACTTGGTTGAAGGGTACTATGATGCAGGTGATCATGTGAAGTTTGGATTGCCAATGGCTTTCACAGTAGTCGCACAGTAGCAGCATCATCAGCATGTTGCTTTCTGCGTTTTAGAATATTAGGTGCCGTTTTGATGATTAAAAAGACTGCAAACTAcacaattacagaaatataaaaaaatattcatttaatatgaaaaaaacatcctaatacttaacaaaagaaatatccagttatattttaataaaaataattaaatatctataaaatttaaaaaaatatgaaattcttaaaaaaatagagacattcacatttgtaatacaaaaaaattcaaaaaatatataaaagaacatctatttagtatgaaaaagaaatattCAGATACTTAACAGAAGAAACattcatatatattaactcgtagagattttagattcatccaaagatatttggctggtttttggctaatacccttttggttccCTAACATTGTTCTTTTTCTATTTGTTCTAATGATCCAATCACACTCTTCATTTATCGTCATTACTGCATTgtatattgatatatttttttgttcaaaCACAAGATTCTGTTTAGAGGTGTATATGGTTTGACTCGATCCGAAAATTCGgtctaatttcaaatattttaagaattactttggTGTAATTTCACCGAGTCGAGAGTCGGACAAGAATCTCAAAAATAGATTCAGTCATTATTTTAAATTGAGTTCGGATCAAGGCAAATCCAACTTCACCCGGTTCATGTGTACCCTAAGAaaactaaaaaagatatatatatatatatatatatatatatatatatatatgttttaaattaattttaatattatgttatattaattataaatttattgttttatttttaatcacacttcttgaattaaaaaataaataaaaaagcatataaattagaatttatgaacaaattcaaatttgaatataGATATCAACTTTTCAGTAACAAatttcttctttataaataagtgtaTCATAAATTAAGtttctttatatataaaataagtttcgttataaattattgttaaaattttaaagatccaATTTAAATCCAGTATAATTGTGGCTCGAAAATATTTAGGTTTTATCGGGTTTAAGATTAAATTATGGTCTAAAAAATAGACCcataatatatatttagaatTAAGTCCGAATCAGAACAAATTCAGTTTTACTCGACCTATAAACACTctaattttgcttttttttttgtctttattcatcttttaaactATTACAAGCATGCAGATATAGATACCGCTATTGGTCATTTTATTATGCtgaaacaaatttttatttatctaatttatatAATTTCGATTAATACAGCAATATGTATCCTTTTATATATACACATTCATCCTATATCCTTAAGGCACACCCAGTTTTTGTCCTTTCTACCCTTtcatctccccccccccccccccccacacaTCTCATTTATTTATTAGTCCTGTTAGAGTATCAGTTATTTCGTCGAATATTATGATTAGCCGATCTCAAATACCATTCTTGTAGCTTGAGTTTAACTTTGATATGATTTATACTTCTAtctattatttttcatatttctttgtttttgtatCATCCATTACATTGTACTGAATTTTTCATGGTCTAATTTTATTAACTCCATTTTATTTCAGAATATGAGTGAGATACCTACATTGTTTTTAAGAACGTAAAAAGATGAGTTATTGAACACTATATAACATTTCTGAGTATATCAACCTTTGTCTCAAATGAATATATGTTTAATTTATATCCCCTTAAAATATGCAAACATCCCTGGTTGCAACTTGTAGGCAGCAGTAAAATTTCTCCATCtaaaaccaaacttaaatttaattagtttgtCTACCATAATTATTAAAAACTTAAAGAAGAATCTTCTATTAGTGAAAAGTCGAGACCAATTATAATACGAGAATGTTAAATATGAACATACGTATGTTATATAGTTATATGACAACTACTTAACCTAATATAAACAACATCGTATACTTAATTAGGTCacactataaaaaaataaaaaactatcacAAAATAGATCTACTAATAGAATGACCAAAAGAGCACAAATTcataaagtatataaaaaaattatccatccacttgtataaaatttgaaaaacgaATTTACTCTTatataaaactaaatttaaatataactaaaacatacaatgCCTTTTTATCTCAACATGGATCTCAAATAGAAAGATTGATAAAaccttaaaaatataaacaactCTTTAGTTATCATGTTTAGATGAGAGCACAGGATTATCCTATGTTGTTACAATCACGTAGgttttttcaacaatttttagTTAATGCATACACAATGATAAAAGCTGATAGACTTAATTTTCTCGGATTCAACCAAAGCAAGTTAAgagttaaaaattataaaattttattctattttttcactAAAATAGTTGTTAAATCTGGTAGTTGTTGACttgttactattgtatttgatttTAGAGTTGTTAAACTGAAGAGAATTTgagttagaaacttagaattgTTATTAAATCTGGTTAATATTACTGTTGTATTTGATTTTAGTGTTGTTGAACTTGAGAAAATTTGAGTTAAAAACTTAGAATTGCTATTGAACACTTGAACTTGAACTTGAGAAAATTTGAGTTAAAATTGTTATTAAATCTGATTAATCTTTAGAGTTTAGAGTTGTTGCTGAACCTGAGATAATATTTTTGTTGCTGGATAAGTGAATAACGTTTGAGTTGAATATTTTGTTGGATaacttgaaataattttttttattgttggatAATGTTTGagttaaatatttgaattttattgtTGAATAACGTTGAATTGAATACTTTGATAGTTGTTGCTGTGTTGTTTAAAAATTCACTTAGGTAAATAAATTGGTTGCTGAAGATATTGATGCTAAATTTAAAACCATTCCTTAGACTTAATTTACCAACTGTGTTTTTTATCATCATTTAAATTGAGAACATATTTTATATTAGGGCAATTTACGTTTTTAAATTGTTTCAACTCCAAATttacgcaaatgcattgtttcaaAAATGGTTACGCAATTACGTTGTTTCACTATATtatataaaccgctactggcagtagcggtttatagATGCACAGAAACCGCTAGAGCCAGCAGCGGATTCTGCTAAAAAAAATGCATTATAGAAACCGCGGCAGCCCATTGCGGTTTATGCTTGAGAGAAGATGGTcataaaccgctgctgccagcagcggtttatGTGAGTGGGGATGTGTGCGTAAACCGCTAGAGGCTATAGCGGTTTACGTTAAGTATGCATCACTATATAAACCGCTGAGCTAGCCGCGGATTATGCAATTGGAGGTTGGTAGaggaaattctagagagagaaaattctagagagaggtcaGAGCAAGTTGAGAGGGGGTCCGAGGTATTTGAGCTGCGACTTCCGGCGGGATATCATGGCAGAAGACAGAAGGAGCATGTACCGACTGAACGGTGTTGCTCATGTTGCCGGTTCCATTGGTGATGAGGTTAGTTAATTATTTTGGTCTTTTTTTAGAGTTAGCAATTTTTTAGTTAGAAAAATGATATGAATGCAAGCATATACGGATTTTATAGATTAGTCCCTTTTAGTTTTGAAAATAGTATGAAGGTTAGaatataaagatttttttttggaattttatagtttaaggtTTGTAATACTTTTATAATTGTGGGTGTTATCTAATAAGTTAAGTTTGTTGTCATTTGTGCTATTGTAGtaaatattttacaaattaaTTTCGTTAGTTTATTGACTACTTATTTATAGGTTTTAGGGATTAATTTGTTCACCGGTCAAAAATTTGTTGACATTTTGGAGATATGTGTTATTATTAGATAAGGAATTTCGTTATGGATTGGAGAATTTAAATGTATCCTGCATTTATTGTGCTGTTTTTTGCAGCCCACTAGGTGTATATACAGTGTGAGATGGCAACAGAATATGCCCCTGCATGATAGGATCATCCCGTATTTAGAGAGGGCTGGATTGTACCATTTGGCCAGGCTAAACAGCCATTGGTTCTGGTTGGATGAGCCATTGGTTAGTGCGTTCGttgagaggtggcgtcctgagacgcaCACGTTCCACATGCCTTTTGGAGAGTGCACAGTGCCATTGCAGGACGTGGCTTTTCAGCTTGGGTTGCCTGTCGATGGGGAGGCTGTGAGTGGTTGCCTAGGTGAGTTTGAAACATACATTGAGGGTGGTCGACCAGCCTGGGAGTGGTTTCAGGACCTATTCGGTGAGCTGCCACCACCAAATAAGGTCAAGCAGATGACGGTCCACTTTACATGGTTCCACGAGAGGTTTAGTGTGCTACCACCAGATGCGAACGAGGAGACAGTTCACATCTACGCACGTGCCTACATCATGATGCTTTTATCTACTCAGTTATTTGGGGACAAGAGTGCGAACCGGGTACATATACGGTGGTTGCCATTTGTGGCGAACCTTGATGAGATGGGGCGATATAGCTGGGGTTCGGCTGCGTTGGCTTGGTTGTACCGATGTATGTGTCGGGTAGCAAACAGAAATGTGACTAACCTTGCGGGTCCCCTCCAGTTGCTACAGAGTTGGATATTCTGGCGTTTTCCATCGTTGAGGCCGTCCGGGTTTGATTATTTCTCTTTTCCACTGGCATCCAGGTATGGTTTATGTCTTTTTCATAGGTTAAAAAAGAGTATGTTGTGTTTTTTGAGTTTGTGTCTCATTATATTTGCAATTAGGTGGTCTGCTTACTTACCTCCGAACGATGGGAAAGAACAGAGTGTCATAAGTTATAGGCTTGCATTGGATCGCATGAGCGCTCGTGATGTAAGTATTATACTTGTTATGATTAAGTTTTAGGGTTGCTCTCGAGTCGTGACTATATATATACTTGTTATGGCAACGTCTGATGTactttgatttttcagattatatgGGAGCCCTACTCCGCGCTTGATGTACTTGCTGTGGTCCATCTGGAGATACTCACAGAGGAGCATTCTCGCATCTGGCGAGCGGTCACTTCTTTGATATACTTTGCTGTCATCGAGTGGCATCAGGTTGATAGGGTTGTCCCACAGCTTGGTGGAGTGCAGCATATCCCCAAGGACGCTTTGAACATAGACTGGCTGCATGCTAAGGATGGAAGGGGAGGAGATAGGTGGTTCTCCCATTACTATCGGGACTGGCATTTACACTGGGGGAGCAGACTTGATGCAGTCATTTCCATTGAGCGTGTGGCTGATCCGGGTCCATCAGCAGATTACTTAGATTGGTGGTACCGCAAGGCTCATAGGTTCCTTAGCCCAGGGGCTGCATTCACGGATCCCAGGGGAACCGAGATACCTGAGGAGGCATTACAGAGAGGTTTGTCACAGGTCCCACGCAGATCACAACTTCCTCATATGCCAGATAACTGCCGTGTTGAGAGACATCGTCGTGTTGGTACTCGTGAGTCCGGTCGAGAGTGGCGATGGATATATGATATGCTGCACGAGGATGACGCAGGAGGGGAGGCTGCTGATGTGGGCGGTCACCGTGTTCGCCGGTCTAGTGGCAGACGTCGGGGTCATCAGGGTGCTACCCAGTTCGGTGGTGCAGCTAGTAGGACCACGGGGACTGAGACTGCAGGCGATACATTCACTCAGTCTTTTACACCTACGATGACTATGGATGTAGATGATCAGATGGGCAGTGCACACTTTTATTCAGATTTTGCTGCGGTGTTGAGGGATGATGCTGGACTGTCCCATGTGCAGGTTGATGCCCCTCCTTACCAGCCTTCAGCACCAGATGTAGTGTTCGATACCACAGCTTACCATCCACACATGATAGAGATGCAGCCCCAGGTCCCTGACTTTCAGGGACAATATGCAGTGGATCTTAACCAGCCCGCAGGTAGTCCTTTAGATACTTGGTTCACCATGGGAGGCACACCTCAGTCTGCGTATGGGATAGCCCCTCCTGTTGATGATGCTGTTCAGGTGGCTGGCCGACCTACTAGAGTCAGGCGTCACCCGCGATGTGGGACGGGATCTCATCTACTTGATCCTTTTGAGGATGCAGCCCGAGATGATAGGGATGATTAGTCGATTATGTTGTATGTTGTGTTTCTTGGATATGTTATTTATGAACTCATTATGTACTTTATGTTTAAATTTCACTGGTTGGTAGTTATTTATGAACTCATTATGTACTTTATGTTTAAATTTCACTAGTTGGTAGTTATTTTGACGTATTATTTACTACTGTATCGCTACTGAGTGCTTATATAACGGAACTAAACCATGATAGATAAACGAAAATGATATACAAATATCTCATATAAGATTAACTAATAAGCTTAACATAACTAAAATTTATAGCTGAAACAAAGGgatacaaagggattcatttgtaGAAACAAACACTAAATAGATAACTAAGAACATGACACGTAAATGATTACAAAAGATAGAAACCGTGAAACATCTAGATGCCGCTACTAGAACCTCGCTGAGGGCAACCCCTTCGGGTGTGACCGGGCTGCCTGCACAACCCACAACGCTTCGGTCGGCTGGTGTCAGCTTCGTCCATGGTGTTTCGGATGCGGGTGGACCGAGGTCGTCCTTCTCTTGCTCTTCTCATATTTGGGTCGGGTATAACGATCAGACCGTCATATGGGGGCCAAAGCCCCTCTGGTATACATGGTGCAAAAGACATCTGATACACCTTAAACACCTCAGACATGCTGTAAACTTCATCAACATATGTTGCCCAATCTAGCCGTGACTGCGCACAGCATGCGATGGCATGGCAACACGGGTAGTGCAGTGCCTGGAAGTTACCACAGTCACAAGTACGATCCCTTAGGGAAACCCGGTAGCAACCAAGCGAGAAATCTGCCTGTGGGGGTAGTCTCAGCCACCGTGTAATCAAGTAGATGCCTATCAAAAACAGTCACAGTGAAGCACCTCGCATCCTTCAAGTTACGCTCAATTGCCCTCATAAGTGCCTGCGAATACCTTTGACCGGATCCTAACTGTGCCTCTGCCGTCTGCCCCCGGACAACGAACAACTCAGCAAGGCGAAGATAGGTGGACTTAACCAAGGACGTGACTGGTAGATTTCTTGTGCCC
This genomic window contains:
- the LOC140183435 gene encoding uncharacterized protein — protein: MTTNISECVNSVLKGTRNLPVTSLVKSTYLRLAELFVVRGQTAEAQLGSGQRYSQALMRAIERNLKDARCFTVTVFDRHLLDYTALHYPCCHAIACCAQSRLDWATYVDEVYSMSEVFKVYQMSFAPCIPEGLWPPYDGLIVIPDPNMRRAREGRPRSTRIRNTMDEADTSRPKRCGLCRQPGHTRRGCPQRGSSSGI